Proteins from a genomic interval of Panthera tigris isolate Pti1 chromosome A2, P.tigris_Pti1_mat1.1, whole genome shotgun sequence:
- the NFE2L3 gene encoding nuclear factor erythroid 2-related factor 3, which yields MKYLKPWWSDGGGLLHLTILLSLAGLHLDLDLDLYLLLPPPTRLWDELLLASGPTSSAYALSPFPASGVWGRADQFHPKGREPDPAAESAGRLLREVRALGVPFIPRTRVDAWLVHSVAAGDADGAHGLLGAAAAAASSAGGVGASVDDSSQAAPGDGGDPRAAASSPLDAGEEEKAPAEPTAQVLDAAASQENEVLGERHQEVGHSSQNEENEQRVSAQEKKLQHKNEDARKAADKPDWEAEKTTESRNERSLNGTDTAFSLEDLFQLLSSQPENSLEGLLLGDTPPVSINDGMNSTYNVNFSQAISHDVNLHEAMLLCPDNTFRRDPVARTSQPPQEPFLHLNSHTNSEQTLPGTNWTGFLPLVGNQIHLTSEDLLHDLDINIFDEISLMSLATEEGFDPMEVPQLFQEPDSDSGLSLNSSHNSTSVTKSNSSHSMCEGGATGSSSDLESLSHHDLEGAVGGYYPEPNKLCHVDHRSDSGFHGDLAFQHLFHNHTYHLQPSGLESTSNSFSRYGKSQKIRGRCLNDTDRNLSRDERRAKALHIPFSVDEIVRMPVESFNNMLSRHYLTDLQMSLIRDIRRRGKNKVAAQNCRKRKLDIILNLEDDICNLQAKKEILKRERAQYNKAINILKQKLQNLYRDIFSRLRDDEGRPVNPNHYTLQCSQDGSVLIVPKELMTPGHRKENQKGKTK from the exons ATGAAGTACCTGAAGCCGTGGTGGTCGGACGGCGGCGGCCTCCTGCACCTCACCATCCTGCTGAGCTTGGCGGGGCTCCACCTGGACCTTGACCTGGACCTCTACCTGCTGCTCCCGCCGCCCACCCGGCTCTGGGATGAGCTGCTGCTAGCCAGCGGCCCGACGAGCTCTGCCTATGCACTCAGCCCCTTCCCGGCCTCGGGAGTGTGGGGGCGCGCGGACCAGTTTCACCCCAAAGGCCGCGAGCCGGACCCCGCGGCGGAGTCCGCAGGCCGGCTGCTCCGGGAGGTGCGCGCGCTGGGGGTCCCCTTCATCCCCCGCACCCGAGTGGATGCGTGGCTGGTGCACAGCGTGGCGGCAGGGGACGCCGACGGAGCCCACGGACTGctcggcgccgccgccgccgccgcctcctccgccGGGGGAGTCGGCGCCAGCGTGGACGACAGTAGCCAGGCTGCGCCGGGGGATGGCGGGGACCCCCGAGCGGCTGCGAGTAGCCCCTTGGAcgctggggaagaggagaaggcacCTGCAGAACCGACGGCTCAAGTGCTGGACGCCGCAGCGAGCCAG GAGAATGAGGTACTAGGAGAGAGACATCAAGAAGTGGGTCACAGCTCCCAGAACgaggaaaatgagcaaagagtATCAGCCCAAGAGAAAAAACTACAGCATAAGAATGAGGATGCACGCAAAGCAGCAGATAAACCTGACTGGGAGGCAGAAAAGACCACTGAATCTAGAAATGAG AGATCTCTAAATGGGACAGACACTGCTTTCTCTCTGGAAGACTTGTTTCAGTTGCTTTCATCACAGCCTGAAAATTCACTGGAG gGCCTCTTACTTGGAGATACTCCTCCAGTAAGTATCAACGATGGCATGAATTCAACATATAATGTAAATTTTAGCCAGGCTATAAGTCATGATGTGAATCTACATGAGGCCATGTTGCTGTGTCCTGACAATACGTTTAGAAGAGATCCAGTAGCAAGGACTTCACAACCACCACAAGAACCATTTCTGCACTTAAATTCTCATACCAATTCTGAGCAGACCCTTCCTGGGACTAATTGGACAGGATTTCTTCCCCTTGTTGGCAATCAGATTCATCTAACAAGTGAGGATCTTCTACATGAccttgatataaatatatttgatgagATAAGTTTAATGTCTTTGGCCACAGAAGAAGGTTTTGATCCAATGGAAGTTCCTCAGCTTTTTCAAGAACCAGATTCCGATTCTGGGCTTTCCTTAAATTCAAGCCACAATAGTACCTCTGTCACCAAATCTAATTCTTCCCATTCTATGTGTGAAGGAGGTGCTACAGGTTCTAGTAGTGACCTTGAATCTCTCTCCCACCATGACTTGGAAGGGGCTGTGGGAGGCTACTACCCAGAACCCAATAAGCTTTGTCACGTGGATCATAGGAGTGATTCTGGTTTTCATGGGGATCTTGCATTTCAACACCTATTTCATAACCACACTTACCACTTACAGCCAAGTGGTTTAGAATCCACTTCTAATTCTTTCTCACGGTATGGGAAGTCACAGAAAATACGGGGTAGATGCCTCAATGACACAGACAGAAACTTAAGCCGTGATGAGCGGCGTGCTAAGGCTTTGCATATCCCTTTTTCTGTAGATGAAATTGTCCGTATGCCTGTTGAGTCTTTCAACAACATGCTCAGCAGGCACTATTTGACAGATTTACAAATGTCACTCATCCGTGATattagaagaagagggaaaaataaagttgCTGCTCAGAACTGTCGTAAGCGCAAACTGGACATAATTTTGAATCTTGAAGATGACATATGTAACTTGCaagcaaagaaggaaatccttAAGAGAGAACGAGCCCAGTATAACAAAGCTATTAACATACTGAAACAGAAACTGCAGAACCTGTATCGTGATATTTTTAGTAGGCTAAGAGATGATGAAGGTAGGCCAGTCAATCCGAACCACTACACTCTTCAGTGCAGCCAAGATGGAAGTGTTTTGATTGTACCCAAGGAACTGATGACCCCGggccacagaaaagaaaaccaaaagggaaaaacaaagtga